In one Streptomyces sp. NBC_01241 genomic region, the following are encoded:
- a CDS encoding LURP-one-related/scramblase family protein, which yields MRFLVRERLFSVGDDYWIEDADGRKVFLVDGKAMRVRDTFELKDAQGRILVEIRQKLLSLRDTMLIERDGEQLAKVKRKRLSLLRNHYRVTLVDGTELDVSGKILDREFAIDYDGELLAQVSRRWLTVRDTYGIDVVREDADVALLIAVSVCVIVLADKEYED from the coding sequence GATTCCTGGTGCGTGAACGGCTCTTCTCTGTAGGCGACGACTACTGGATCGAGGACGCGGACGGTCGCAAGGTCTTCCTCGTCGACGGCAAGGCCATGCGGGTGCGTGACACCTTCGAGCTGAAGGACGCGCAGGGCCGGATTCTGGTCGAGATCCGGCAGAAGCTGCTCAGTCTGCGCGACACGATGCTCATCGAGCGGGACGGCGAGCAGCTCGCCAAAGTCAAGCGCAAGCGACTGTCGCTGCTGCGCAACCACTACCGGGTCACGCTGGTGGACGGTACCGAGCTCGATGTCAGCGGCAAGATCCTGGACCGGGAGTTCGCCATCGACTACGACGGGGAGCTGCTGGCCCAGGTCTCGCGGCGGTGGCTGACCGTCCGGGACACGTACGGCATCGACGTCGTACGGGAGGACGCCGACGTGGCGCTGCTCATCGCCGTATCAGTGTGCGTCATCGTGCTCGCCGACAAGGAGTACGAGGACTGA
- a CDS encoding carbon-nitrogen family hydrolase, with translation MRASLIQIAVDPDESVNSRRQRAASLIADQRGADLVVLPELWPVGAFAYTSFADEAEPLQGPTHDIMAKAAADAGVWLHAGSFVERAADGTLYNTALVFTPEGERAATYRKVHRFGFDKGEAVMMGAGEDLVTVALPQTTLGLATCYDLRFPEMFRGLVDAGAETLIVAAGWPERRRAHWTLLARARAVENQSYLLAVGTAGTHAGIQQAGHSIVVDPWGEVLAEAGADEEVLSVEFDPSKVAATREQFPALKDRRLGLAPPETGE, from the coding sequence GTGCGCGCCTCCCTCATCCAGATCGCAGTAGACCCGGACGAATCGGTCAATTCCCGTAGGCAGCGCGCGGCTTCGCTGATCGCGGACCAGCGCGGTGCGGATCTGGTGGTTCTACCAGAGCTCTGGCCGGTCGGTGCCTTCGCGTATACCTCCTTCGCCGACGAGGCCGAACCGCTCCAGGGACCCACCCACGACATCATGGCCAAGGCCGCGGCCGACGCCGGGGTCTGGCTGCACGCGGGCTCCTTCGTCGAGCGCGCCGCCGACGGCACCCTCTACAACACGGCGCTCGTCTTCACGCCCGAGGGCGAGCGGGCCGCCACGTACCGCAAGGTCCACCGCTTCGGCTTCGACAAGGGCGAGGCGGTCATGATGGGCGCCGGCGAGGACCTCGTCACGGTCGCCCTGCCGCAGACCACCCTGGGCCTCGCCACCTGCTACGACCTGCGCTTCCCGGAGATGTTCCGCGGCCTGGTGGACGCGGGCGCCGAGACGCTGATCGTCGCCGCGGGCTGGCCCGAGCGCCGCCGCGCCCACTGGACGCTGCTGGCCCGGGCCCGCGCCGTCGAGAACCAGTCGTACCTCCTGGCCGTCGGGACCGCGGGCACCCATGCCGGAATCCAGCAGGCCGGACACAGCATCGTCGTCGACCCGTGGGGCGAGGTGCTCGCGGAGGCGGGCGCCGACGAGGAGGTGCTGAGCGTGGAGTTCGACCCGTCGAAGGTCGCTGCCACGCGCGAGCAGTTCCCGGCGCTCAAGGACCGGCGGCTGGGGCTGGCTCCGCCCGAGACGGGCGAGTAG